The Arachis hypogaea cultivar Tifrunner chromosome 16, arahy.Tifrunner.gnm2.J5K5, whole genome shotgun sequence genome contains a region encoding:
- the LOC112755060 gene encoding large ribosomal subunit protein eL14 — MPFKRFVEIGRVAQINYGKEHGRLVVIVDVIDQNRALVDAPDMVRSQVNFKRLSLTDLKVDIKRVPRKKELIKAMEEADVKNKWEKSSWGRKLIVQKRRASLNDFDRFKIMLAKIKRAATVRQELAKLKKSAS, encoded by the exons ATG CCGTTCAAGAGGTTCGTTGAGATTGGAAGGGTTGCTCAGATCAACTACGGCAAAGAGCATGGGAGGCTAGTAGTCATTGTTGATGTCATCGACCAGAATAGG GCTCTTGTTGACGCCCCTGATATGGTCCGATCCCAAGTGAATTTCAAGAGGCTCTCGCTCACTGATCTTAAGGTTGATATTAAGAGGGTCCCCAGGAAGAAGGAACTCATTAAGGCCATGGAGGAAGCTG ATGTCAAGAACAAGTGGGAGAAGAGCTCTTGGGGGAGGAAACTCATTGTCCAGAAGAGAAGGGCATCCCTCAATGACTTCGACAGGTTCAAGATTATGTTGGCTAAGATCAAG AGGGCAGCAACTGTTAGGCAAGAGCTTGCTAAGCTTAAGAAGAGTGCATCTTAA